The proteins below come from a single Sorghum bicolor cultivar BTx623 chromosome 4, Sorghum_bicolor_NCBIv3, whole genome shotgun sequence genomic window:
- the LOC110435122 gene encoding uncharacterized protein LOC110435122 isoform X1 produces MPRRGKSSKPSYGRTTGSPYIHKPLPSGVPVPMCFCGDPCKVEISEDEETYRQRYWLCSNFAWEPTPKQRRSNFITPPPLCDFEQWIDTEIKESDKRLLQGLKEWDAERAEILEKRRREEAQKREHKEEEKRRRVAAAREEREKKLERVRRAKAAMDENPDAQRKGKWPRCTQ; encoded by the exons ATGCCACGTCGTGGAAAAAGTAGCAAACCAAG CTATGGCCGGACGACCGGGAGTCCGTACATCCACAAGCCGCTTCCTAGCGGTGTTCCAGTACCTATGTGCTTTTGTGGTGATCCTTGCAAGGTAGAAATTTCGGAAGACGAGGAAACCTATCGGCAGAGGTATTGGTTGTGTTCGAATTTTGCCTGGGAGCCTACGCCAAAACAACGCCGCAGTAACTTTATT ACCCCTCCACCATTGTGTGATTTTGAGCAGTGGATCGACACTGAGATTAAGGAGTCCGACAAGCGGCTTCTACAAGGCCTAAAGGAGTGGGATGCAGAGCGTGCAGAGATATTAGAGAAGAGACGTAGAGAGGAGGCTCAAAAGCGGGAGCACAAGGAAGAGGAGAAAAGAAGACGTGTTGCTGCGGCTCGGGAGGAGAGGGAAAAGAAGCTTGAGCGTGTGCGCCGAGCGAAGGCAGCGATGGATGAGAATCCAGATGCCCAGAGGAAGGGAAAGTGGCCTCGTTGCACTCAGTAG
- the LOC110435122 gene encoding uncharacterized protein LOC110435122 isoform X2, whose protein sequence is MPRRGKSSKPSYGRTTGSPYIHKPLPSGVPVPMCFCGDPCKVEISEDEETYRQRYWLCSNFAWEPTPKQRRSNFIWIDTEIKESDKRLLQGLKEWDAERAEILEKRRREEAQKREHKEEEKRRRVAAAREEREKKLERVRRAKAAMDENPDAQRKGKWPRCTQ, encoded by the exons ATGCCACGTCGTGGAAAAAGTAGCAAACCAAG CTATGGCCGGACGACCGGGAGTCCGTACATCCACAAGCCGCTTCCTAGCGGTGTTCCAGTACCTATGTGCTTTTGTGGTGATCCTTGCAAGGTAGAAATTTCGGAAGACGAGGAAACCTATCGGCAGAGGTATTGGTTGTGTTCGAATTTTGCCTGGGAGCCTACGCCAAAACAACGCCGCAGTAACTTTATT TGGATCGACACTGAGATTAAGGAGTCCGACAAGCGGCTTCTACAAGGCCTAAAGGAGTGGGATGCAGAGCGTGCAGAGATATTAGAGAAGAGACGTAGAGAGGAGGCTCAAAAGCGGGAGCACAAGGAAGAGGAGAAAAGAAGACGTGTTGCTGCGGCTCGGGAGGAGAGGGAAAAGAAGCTTGAGCGTGTGCGCCGAGCGAAGGCAGCGATGGATGAGAATCCAGATGCCCAGAGGAAGGGAAAGTGGCCTCGTTGCACTCAGTAG
- the LOC110434838 gene encoding serine/threonine-protein phosphatase 7 long form homolog — translation MEQFHLLDPYYEVKHRGRLTAEGAELPPLRPRTHDKFEEMRYDDRYTPLLQRAGLDVISYQVRRGLPPINPAAITALVDRWRPETHSFHLPCGEMTVTLQDTQKILGLSVRGRPVIGHCRPDGWRARVEAFLGRPLPPEAPTQRTTGVPIAWLRQSFGNCPAHADQETVAYYCRAWILHLFGCVLFPDATGDTASWMYLPCLTDWDTTGTYSWASGVLAYLYRSLCEACRRTASSSSVGGCVYLLQLWMWARLPVGRPIVDAPREWFAVGNPRHRPTFAHLWDQAKVAFSRTSRAYVQYANELDTLRPSMVNWEPYTANDALHLGVSSMCSEDEDLYLMICPLICFYAVEWHLPNRVARQFGLCQQWPVPPFDTSVELHK, via the exons ATGGAGCAGTTCCACCTCCTGGATCCATACTACGAGGTGAAGCACCGAGGACGACTCACTGCCGAGGGGGCG GAACTACCCCCGCTTCGACCTCGAACGCATGACAAGTTCGAGGAGATGCGGTATGACGACAGGTACACACCTCTGCTGCAGAGGGCTGGCCTAGATGTCATATCGTATCAGGTTCGTCGTGGGTTGCCTCCAATTAACCCCGCGGCGATCACAGCTTTGGTTGACAG GTGGAGGCCAGAAACTCATAGTTTCCACCTACCTTGTGGAGAGATGACTGTTACACTCCAGGACACTCAGAAGATCCTGGGTTTGAGTGTTAGAGGTCGTCCAGTTATCGGACACTGCAGGCCCGATGGTTGGAGGGCCAGAGTTGAGGCCTTCCTTGGAAGACCACTTCCTCCGGAGGCACCGACGCAGCGCACCACTGGGGTACCAATTGCTTGGCTTAGGCAGAGCTTTGGTAATTGTCCGGCACATGCGGACCAGGAGACAGTTGCCTACTACTGTAGAGCTTGGATCTTGCACCTATTTGGGTGTGTTCTTTTCCCTGACGCGACAGGGGACACTGCATCGTGGATGTACCTCCCGTGCCTCACTGACTGGGACACCACAG GTACTTACAGCTGGGCTTCGGGAGTGCTGGCTTACCTATACCGTAGCCTTTGTGAGGCGTGTCGTCGGACCGCAAGTAGTTCTTCCGTTGGTGGTTGTGTTTACCTACTGCAGCTTTGGATGTGGGCTCGTCTTCCAGTTGGACGGCCCATAGTTGACGCTCCTCGGGAATGGTTTGCAGTGGGCAACCCTCGTCACCGTCCGACGTTTGCCCATCTTTGGGACCAGGCGAAAGTCGCCTTCAGCAGGACTTCACGTGCGTACGTACAGTATGCCAATGAGCTCGACACGCTTAGGCCCTCCATG GTTAATTGGGAGCCGTACACGGCGAATGATGCGCTACATCTTGGAGTAAGCAGCATGTGTAGCGAGGATGAAGACTTGTACTTGATGATCTGCCCTCTGATTTGCTTCTATGCTGTTGAGTGGCACCTTCCAAATCGAGTAGCCCGCCAATTTGGCTTGTGCCAGCAATGGCCTGTCCCTCCATTTGATACTTCCGTGGAGCTGCACAAGTAA
- the LOC8068589 gene encoding tyrosine--tRNA ligase 2, cytoplasmic codes for MDDQSASSMVANSNSMKMDSVDRFAVLASIGDECIKEVEIQVLLKGKATPVCYVWFEPSSEMTIAEGIMKTMYVNKMVKAGCTVKVLMADLFARNKKIAYNLDRARAIGCYNIELWKALGMDLGKVGFMWLSDELNHHPADYWLLALDVSRKNDVDQLSRCRKNMDMEPHELEIFPVAEIFYPCIQVAALLSQKLQVDMWLLSIDDRDVGKLAKLYAKRANRENNLTILFHRYPELHDKGGLAQNILMEDEVDTLSFKMRRVFCPLNVASVNPCLEYIRYVILPWFGTFEVVLKEGDGGSKTFSSMEELIFSYENGVIDSANVKLAFGRALNKILQVQDKRETI; via the exons ATGGATGATCAGTCTGCTTCCAGCATGGTTGCTAATAG CAATAGCATGAAGATGGATTCTGTTGATAGGTTTGCAGTCCTGGCAAGCATAGGGGATGAATGCATAAAGGAAGTTGAAATTCAGGTCTTGCTGAAAGGAAAGGCAACACCTGTTTGTTATGTTTGGTTTGAACCATCTTCCGAGATGACAATAGCTGAG GGAATCATGAAGACAATGTATGTCAATAAGATGGTCAAAGCTGGTTGCACAGTTAAAGTTTTGATGGCCGATCTGTTTGCCCGAAACAAGAAGATTGCATACAATCTAGATCGAGCACGAGCCATCGGTTGCTACAATATTGAGTTGTGGAAAGCACTTGGCATGGATCTTGGTAAAGTGGGGTTTATGTGGTTATCAGATGAATTAAATCACCATCCAGCTGATTATTGGCTACTTGCACTGGATGTCTCCAGGAAAAATGATGTGGATCAGTTATCAAG GTGTCGCAAGAACATGGACATGGAACCGCATGAACTAGAAATTTTTCCTGTGGCTGAGATATTTTACCCTTGCATACAGGTTGCTGCCTTATTAAGCCAGAAG TTACAGGTGGATATGTGGCTCTTAAGTATTGATGATCGAGATGTGGGCAAGTTGGCTAAATTGTATGCAAAGAGAGCAAATAGGGAAAACAATCTAACTATTTTGTTCCACA GATACCCTGAGTTGCATGACAAGGGAGGTTTGGCACAGAATATACTCATGGAAGATGAAGTG GATACTTTAAGTTTTAAAATGAGGAGAGTTTTCTGCCCTCTGAATGTAGCATCAGTCAACCCTTGTTTGGAGTATATCAGATATGTAATCCTCCCTTGGTTTGGAACATTTGAGGTAGTTCTGAAGGAAGGGGATGGTGGAAGCAA GACATTTTCAAGTATGGAAGAACTTATTTTCAGTTATGAAAATGGTGTGATTGATTCTGCAAATGTAAAACTAGCTTTTGGGAGGGCATTGAACAAGATTTTGCAG GTTCAGGACAAACGTGAGACTATTTAA
- the LOC8075718 gene encoding uncharacterized protein At5g39570 — MAAAGVFWGGGRADEVADFDEYDPTPYGGGYDIALTFGRPLPPSEETCYPISTATSSASSYDRPQQAQHGGRRPGGAEESHGSAAGYGGGGGGGYAVSGRPHQPHKEETHGYGRKGHDDDDEQQAYRKPKPAYGDDHDHEQQAYRKPKPAYGDDDDDDRKPGYGRKKKGHDDESDDDDDKRKPRYKKKDDDDSDDDDKKKRYEKNNRRRHDYDD; from the exons atggcggcggcgggcgtGTTCTGGGGAGGCGGGAGGGCGGACGAGGTGGCTGACTTCGACGAGTACGACCCCACCCCCTACGGCGGCGGCTACGACATCGCGCTCACCTTCGGTCGCCCGCTGCCGCCCTCCGAGGAGACATGCTACCCGATCTCCACCGCaacctcctccgcctcctcgTACGACCGTCCCCAGCAGGCGCAGCACGGAGGCCGGAGGCCCGGCGGCGCCGAGGAGTCCCACGGGTCAGCTGCAGGGTAcggtggaggcggcggcggcgggtacgCGGTGTCCGGGCGGCCTCATCAGCCTCATAAGGAGGAGACCCACGGCTACGGGAGGAAGGGacacgacgacgatgacgagcaGCAGGCGTACCGGAAGCCGAAGCCGGCGTACGGggacgaccacgaccacgagcagCAGGCGTACCGGAAGCCGAAGCCGGCGTacggagacgacgacgacgacgacaggaaGCCCGGCTACGGCCGGAAGAAGAAA GGACACGACGACGAGtcggatgacgacgacgacaagaGAAAACCACGTTACAAGAAGAAGGACGACGACGACTCCGATGACGATGACAAGAAGAAGCGTTACGAGAAGAACAACCGCCGCCGCCACGACTACGATGATTGA